In Synechococcus sp. RS9909, one genomic interval encodes:
- the psbA gene encoding photosystem II q(b) protein — MSSTTLSRRRVGSWDAFKNWITSTDNRLYIGWFGVLMIPCLLTAAICFILAFIAAPPVDIDGVREPVTGSLLYGNNIITAAVVPTSNAIGLHLYPIWEASSLDEWLYNGGPYQLIIFHFLIGIYAYMGREWELSYRLGMRPWIAVAYSAPVAAATAVLLVYAIGQGSFSDPLPLGISGTFNFMLVLQAEHNVLMHPFHMVGVAGVFGGALFSAMHGSLVTSSLVRETTEAESQNRGYKFGQEEETYNIVAAHGYFGRLIFQYASFNNSRSLHFFLAAWPVIGIWFASMAVVSFSFNVNGFNFNQSILDNQGRVISTWADMLNRGGLGIEAMHERNVHNFPLDLAAVDSQPVALTAPAIG, encoded by the coding sequence ATGTCTTCAACAACCCTGTCCCGCAGGCGCGTTGGCTCCTGGGATGCCTTCAAGAACTGGATCACCAGCACCGACAACCGCCTCTACATCGGCTGGTTCGGTGTGCTGATGATTCCCTGCCTGCTCACGGCAGCCATCTGCTTCATCCTCGCCTTCATCGCCGCACCCCCCGTTGATATCGACGGCGTGCGCGAGCCCGTGACCGGTTCGTTGCTCTATGGCAACAACATCATCACCGCAGCGGTGGTGCCCACCTCCAACGCGATCGGACTGCACCTCTATCCGATCTGGGAAGCCTCCAGCCTCGATGAGTGGCTCTACAACGGCGGCCCCTATCAGCTGATCATCTTCCACTTCCTGATCGGCATCTACGCCTACATGGGGCGCGAGTGGGAACTCTCCTATCGCCTTGGCATGCGCCCCTGGATCGCCGTTGCCTACAGCGCCCCTGTGGCTGCAGCTACCGCCGTGTTGCTCGTGTATGCCATCGGCCAGGGCTCCTTCTCCGATCCCCTGCCCCTCGGTATTTCCGGCACCTTCAATTTCATGCTGGTGCTCCAGGCGGAACACAACGTGCTCATGCACCCCTTCCACATGGTGGGTGTGGCCGGCGTCTTTGGTGGAGCCCTCTTCTCCGCCATGCACGGCTCCCTGGTGACCTCCTCCCTGGTGCGTGAAACCACCGAAGCGGAATCCCAGAACCGGGGCTACAAATTCGGCCAGGAAGAAGAGACCTACAACATCGTGGCTGCCCACGGTTACTTCGGTCGCCTGATCTTCCAATACGCCTCCTTCAACAACAGCCGCAGCCTTCACTTCTTCCTGGCGGCCTGGCCGGTGATCGGCATCTGGTTCGCCTCCATGGCGGTGGTGAGCTTCTCCTTCAACGTCAATGGCTTCAACTTCAATCAGTCGATCCTCGACAACCAGGGTCGGGTAATCAGCACCTGGGCCGATATGCTCAACCGTGGCGGTCTTGGCATCGAAGCGATGCATGAACGCAACGTGCATAACTTCCCGCTCGATCTGGCAGCGGTCGACAGTCAACCCGTGGCGCTCACAGCACCTGCAATCGGTTAG
- a CDS encoding DUF3122 domain-containing protein, with amino-acid sequence MALVLSLLVVLGAVAATSAAAQRYRLHDQNGEAWLAVVIETEPADAIPWQLRLTASGMDQHLDHSAPLALADGVDQTWSLSNTSAMMVPSEQAALPAGSAQFSLEELDPAPSESRPLLLHIPLESGGEAVIISDPALTAALHRAGVASDH; translated from the coding sequence TTGGCTCTGGTCCTCAGCCTTCTCGTGGTCCTGGGGGCAGTGGCCGCCACCAGCGCGGCCGCCCAGCGCTATCGCCTTCACGACCAGAACGGTGAGGCCTGGCTCGCTGTGGTGATCGAGACTGAGCCAGCGGATGCCATCCCCTGGCAGCTGCGGCTCACGGCCAGCGGCATGGACCAGCACCTGGACCACAGCGCCCCCCTCGCCCTGGCGGATGGCGTGGACCAGACCTGGTCGCTCAGCAACACCAGCGCCATGATGGTGCCTTCAGAGCAGGCCGCGTTACCGGCCGGTTCGGCCCAGTTCAGCCTGGAAGAGCTCGATCCGGCGCCCTCGGAGAGCCGTCCCCTGCTGTTGCACATCCCCCTGGAGTCGGGGGGCGAAGCCGTGATCATCAGCGACCCAGCCCTCACCGCAGCGTTGCATCGGGCTGGTGTTGCCTCGGATCACTGA